The Salvelinus namaycush isolate Seneca chromosome 1, SaNama_1.0, whole genome shotgun sequence genome has a window encoding:
- the LOC120062548 gene encoding ras-related protein Rab-35-like, which produces MARDYDYLFKLLIIGDSGVGKSSLLLRFADNTFSGSYITTIGVDFKIRTVEINGEKVKLQIWDTAGQERFRTITSTYYRGTHGVIVVYDVTSAESFVNVKRWLHEINQNCDDVCRILVGNKNDDPNSKVVETTDAQKFAEQMSINLFETSAKENINVEEMFNCITELVLRAKKEVQAKQQQQQQNDVVKLTKNSKRKKKCC; this is translated from the exons ATGGCCAGGGACTACGATTACCTCTTCAAGCTGCTCATCATCGGTGACAGTG GAGTGGGGAAGAGCAGTCTCCTCCTGCGGTTTGCAGACAACACATTTTCAG GTAGCTACATCACCACGATTGGAGTGGACTTCAAGATCCGGACAGTGGAGATCAATGGGGAGAAGGTGAAGCTGCAGATCTGGGATACGGCAGGACAGGAGCGCTTCCGCACCATCACCTCCAC atACTACAGAGGAACACATGGGGTCATAGTGGTATATGATGTCACAAGTGCCGAATCCTTTGTCAATGTGAAACGATGGCTACATGAAATCAACCAGAACTGTGATGACGTGTGTCGAATATTAG TGGGAAACAAGAACGACGATCCCAACTCAAAGGTGGTGGAGACGACTGACGCACAGAAGTTTGCAGAGCAGATGAGCATCAACCTCTTTGAGACGAGTGCAAAAGAGAACATCAATGTGGAAGAG ATGTTTAACTGCATCACAGAGCTAGTGCTGAGAGCCAAGAAGGAGGTGCAggccaagcagcagcagcagcaacagaatGACGTGGTCAAACTCACCAAGAACAGTAAACGAAAGAAAAAGTGCTGCTAG